From Streptomyces durmitorensis, a single genomic window includes:
- a CDS encoding alpha/beta hydrolase, whose protein sequence is MQRRPLVPLLAVTVMAALAPGLAAAPATATPLTRTAPDVATADALRPYTQQKPVWEGCGADIPAALRCATLKVPLDYRDPGGKKIDIAISRLRTSAPGKRHGVLLSNPGGPGGPGLDMPLQLEEQLPQKVKDRYDLIGFDPRGIGRSTPVRCGLSADENVLLRPLRTFDKNVAWAKSVADKCRTKAGDTLPHITTRNTARDMDVLRAVLGERRISYYGGSYGTALGAVYTQMFPRRADRFVLDSAVDPQQMWRGMFRTWAPQAERAFQRWTKWTAARDATYGLGDTPAAVSKSFWDVIAKADRDPIVVDGVPLDGAGVRELVRPEFYTVRAAAERVVKLKEAAEERTKGPAPAEEPPSEFDISAAVAVLCGDSSWPRDPETYRRDSVRDADRYPLYGDFASGVVPCAFWDRPVEPVTEVNNKVPALIVQNEWDSQTPLVAAQVMHRQLKGSRMVTVDEGEGHGVYSTNPCADSAVDSYLATGRLPAADVTCEATPGERRASSSLPAPGPLR, encoded by the coding sequence CCCGCTCGTCCCGCTGCTCGCGGTGACCGTGATGGCGGCTCTGGCCCCGGGCCTCGCAGCCGCCCCGGCCACGGCAACCCCCTTGACCCGTACGGCTCCTGACGTGGCCACAGCCGACGCCCTGCGTCCGTACACCCAGCAGAAGCCGGTCTGGGAGGGCTGCGGAGCCGACATCCCCGCCGCCTTGCGGTGCGCCACTCTGAAGGTTCCGCTGGACTATCGCGACCCCGGCGGCAAGAAGATCGACATCGCGATATCGCGGCTGAGGACCAGCGCCCCCGGCAAACGCCACGGCGTGCTCCTCTCGAACCCGGGCGGCCCTGGTGGCCCCGGCCTCGACATGCCGCTCCAGTTGGAAGAGCAACTGCCCCAGAAGGTGAAGGACCGGTACGACCTCATCGGGTTCGACCCGCGCGGCATCGGCCGCAGCACCCCCGTCCGGTGCGGCCTCAGTGCCGATGAGAACGTGCTGCTGCGCCCGCTGCGGACGTTCGACAAGAACGTCGCCTGGGCCAAGTCGGTGGCGGACAAGTGCCGTACGAAGGCGGGAGACACCCTTCCGCACATCACCACCCGCAACACGGCACGGGACATGGACGTCCTGCGGGCGGTCCTGGGCGAGCGGAGGATCTCGTACTACGGAGGCTCGTACGGCACCGCACTCGGCGCCGTCTACACGCAGATGTTCCCCCGGCGTGCCGACCGCTTCGTCCTCGACAGTGCCGTCGACCCGCAGCAGATGTGGCGCGGGATGTTCCGGACCTGGGCGCCGCAGGCCGAGCGGGCGTTCCAGCGGTGGACGAAGTGGACCGCCGCGCGCGACGCGACGTATGGACTGGGTGACACGCCGGCCGCGGTGAGCAAGAGCTTCTGGGATGTGATCGCCAAGGCCGACCGCGACCCGATCGTCGTCGACGGGGTACCGCTCGACGGAGCCGGGGTGCGCGAGCTGGTCCGACCGGAGTTCTACACCGTCCGCGCCGCCGCCGAGCGGGTCGTGAAGCTGAAGGAGGCTGCCGAGGAGCGGACGAAGGGGCCTGCTCCTGCCGAGGAGCCCCCGTCGGAGTTCGACATCTCCGCCGCCGTGGCCGTGCTGTGCGGTGACTCCTCCTGGCCGCGCGACCCCGAGACGTACCGCAGGGACTCGGTCCGTGACGCGGACCGCTACCCCTTGTACGGGGACTTCGCATCCGGTGTCGTGCCCTGTGCCTTCTGGGACAGGCCCGTTGAGCCTGTCACCGAGGTGAACAACAAGGTCCCCGCGCTGATCGTGCAGAACGAGTGGGACTCGCAGACCCCCCTGGTCGCCGCCCAGGTCATGCACCGTCAGCTGAAGGGATCGCGCATGGTGACGGTCGACGAGGGCGAGGGGCACGGTGTCTACAGCACGAACCCGTGCGCCGACTCCGCGGTCGACTCCTACCTGGCCACCGGCAGACTCCCGGCAGCCGACGTGACGTGTGAGGCGACCCCCGGCGAGCGGCGGGCGTCGTCCTCGCTCCCGGCCCCGGGCCCCTTGCGCTGA